In Acidisarcina polymorpha, the DNA window TCGATGGCGTCGTCGCCATTGCCGGCTGTGACAAGAATCTTCCCGGCACGGTGATGGCGCTCTGCCGCCTCGACATACCGTCGCTGATGTTATACGGGGGTTCGATCGCGCCCGGACGAGTCAAGGGGCCAGACGGCAAATTGACTGACATAACCATCCAGAACGTCTTTGAGGGCATTGGCGCGCATGCTCGCGGCCAGATCGACGATGCAGCGTTGGAAGTCCTCGAAGCGGCGGCATGCCCTGGCGCGGGCGCTTGCGGCGGACAGTTTACCGCCAACACCATGGCCATGGCCTGCGAATTTCTGGGCATCTCGCCGCTCGGCCTCTCTGGCGTCGCCGCGCTCTCGCCCGACAAACACGCTGCATCCAAAGCAGCCGGCGAGCTTGTCATGGCAGCCGCACGCAACGATCTCCGGCCCAGCAAGATCATCACGCGGGAGGGTATTGAAAATGCCATCGCCAGCGTCGCGGCTTCTGGGGGGTCGACCAACGCGGTGCTGCATTTCCTAGCGATCGCCCATGAGATGGGCATTCCGCTGAGCATCGACGACTTTGACCGCATCAGCGAAAAGACGCCGCTGCTGTGCGACCTCAAGCCGGGCGGCAAGTACGTCGCAACGGATTATCAGAATGCCGGTGGCAGCCGCTTGCTTGCCAAACGGCTGATCGAGGCGGGACTTCTCCACGCTGAGGCGCTCAACATCACTGGCCGCTCGCTCGCCGAGGAAGCGTCGCTCGCCGTCGAGACCCCGGGGCAGCCAGTCATTCGCGAACTCGACAACGCTATCAAGCCCACCGGCGGACTTGTCATTCTCAAAGGAAATCTCGCTCCCGACGGCGCCGTGGTGAAGGTTGCGGGACACAAGCGCCTTCAGCATCGCGGGCCGGCTCGGGTCTTCGGCACCGAGGAAGACGCCATGGCGGCGGTTGAATCCGGACTGATTCGACCAAACGACGTTGTCGTCATTCGCTATGAAGGACCGAAGGGTGGCCCTGGCATGCGCGAGATGCTGCTCGTTACCGCAGCAATCGCTGGCATTGCTGAGCTTTCTGAGACCGTGGCGCTCATTACCGATGGACGCTTTTCTGGCGCAACCCGCGGATTGATGGCCGGCCATGTTGCCCCCGAAGCGGCTGTAGGCGGCCCGATCGCGGCGGTTGAAGAAGGCGACATCATCCACATCGATATCCCGGATCGCAAACTCACCCTGGAAGTCTCTCAGGGCGAGATCGAGTCGCGGCTGCGGACCTGGACTGCGCCTGAGCCGCGGTTCGCGCGCGGGGTCTTCCGCAAATATACCGACAGCGTGAGTTCGGCTGCGCAAGGCGCAGTGACCAATTAGCGGCTACCCAAGCGCTCCTGCGAAGCGCTCAGAGTTCTGAAGGAGTAATGATGCCCATCGAAGCCACCAATCAACGCCAAGCCACCCATGCTGCCCGCCTCACCGGCGCCGAAATTGTCTGGGCGACGCTCGAAGGCGAAGGCGTTCGCGAAGTCTTCGGTTACCCGGGCGGCGCGATTTTGCCGATCTATGATGCGCTGCGCAAATTCCCGATTCGTCATATCCTGGTGCGCCACGAGCAAGGCGGTACACACATGGCCGACGGCTACGCGCGCGCCTCGGGGCGGGTTGGAGTGATGATGGCGACCTCGGGGCCGGGCGCGACCAACCTGGTCACCGGACTGGCGACAGCGATGCTCGACTCGATTCCAATCGTCTGCATTACCGGTCAGGTCTCGAGCAAATTCTTAGGCACCGACGCGTTTCAGGAAGTAGACATCACCGGGATCACGCTGCCGATCACCAAGCACAATTACCTCGTGACACGCGCCGAAGAGATTGCGCCGGCAATTCGCGAAGCATTTCTGATTGCGCGTTCGGGACGTCCGGGGCCGGTGCTGGTCGATATCACCAAAGATGCGCAGCAGGCGATCGCTGATTTCGATTTCGACGCCGCGATTCCGGGCGAGCAGCGAAAGCATCCGATGCTGCGCGTCGAGGAGGAAGCGGTGACGAACGCGGTTGAGATGATCCTCGCCGCCAAGCGGCCCGTGATTCTCTCCGGTCACGGCGTTCTCGAAGCGCGCGCGAGCGATCAGCTGCGTACGCTCGCCGAGCGGCTGCAAATTCCGGTCGCGACCACTCTGCTTGGCCTGGGCGGATTTCCGGCCTCGCATGAGCTTTCACTTGGCATGATGGGGATGCATGGCGAATCCTGGGTCAACGAATCCATCCAGCAGGCCGATCTGCTGATCGCCTGCGGGATGCGGTTTGACGATCGCGTCACCGGAAGTCTCGCGACCTATGCGCCGAAGGCGAAGAAGATCCATATCGAAATCGATCCCGCCGAGATCAACAAGAATGTGGCGGTTGATGTAGCCCTCATCGGAGACCTGCGTGAGGTGCTGGAACAGTTGCTCCCTCGCCTCGCTCCTCGCTCGGCAAAGAAAGATGGCTCCGCATGGTTGCGGTCGATCCGCGCGCTCAAAGGCACGGCCTCGGTGCGCGACATTCAGAACCTGCCGGACAATGGCCACCTCTATGCCGCGCACGTGATCAACGATATCTGGCACGCCACCGGCGGCAAGGCGATCATTGTGACCGACGTGGGTCAGCATCAGATGTGGGAGGCGCAGTATTACAAGCACGATGAGCCGCGTTCGCTGATCACCTCAGGAGGGCTCGGCACGATGGGATTCGCGCTACCCGCGGCCATCGGCGCCAAGGTCGCCTGTCCCGAAAAGGAAGTCTGGGTCATCGCCGGAGACGGCGGCTTCCAGATGACCTCTCCAGAGCTCGCGACGATCGCACAAGAGGGCCTCGACATCAACATCGCGATCATCAATAACGGATTTCTCGGCATGGTTCGCCAATGGCAGCAGCTTATCTATGACGGAAATTATGCGTGCTCGCCGATCTTAAGCCCGGATTTTGTGAAGCTCGCGGGCGCGTTTGGAATTGATGGCGCGACGGTTACAAATAGGCCGGAGGTGCTGCCGACGATCGCTCGCGCTCGCACTTCAGGCCGCGCCTTCCTCATCGAATTCCAGGTGGAGAAGGAAGACGGCGTTTACCCCATGATCGCCCCTGGCGCGGCGCTGCATGAGATGATTCGCCGGCCAGATCCGCTGATTGAAACCACCTCCGACGTATAGCAAGCGTGGGATCGCAGGCCCAGGTTCGGCCAGGGTCGAATTCGTTTCGGCAGCAGAAAGAGAAAAGATGCTCCACACATTTGTAGCTCTGGTCGAAGACAAGCCCGGCGTTCTTACGCGCGTCGCTTCCCTCTTCCGCCGTTTGAACATCAACATTACGTCGCTGACTGTCGGCCACTCCGAGCGTCCCGACGTATCGCGGATGACTATCGTTGCTGACGCCCCAGCCGGAGCGGCGCATCGCGTTCGCGCCAGCCTTTACAAACTTGACAATGTGCTCGAGGTGGACGACATAGGTCAGTTCTCCTGTGTGGTTCGCGAACTGGCGCTTATCAAGGTCGCGGCAACCACCAAGACCCGCTCCAATGTCTTCGAGTTGGCTGAAGTCTTTCGCGCCCGCATCGTCGACCTCGCGCCGGAATCCCTCATGCTTGAAATCACCGGAGTTTCGAGCAAAGTCGAGGGGTTGATCCAGGTGCTCACTGAGGGCGAGAACAAGATCCTCGAGATCTCCCGCACCGGACGCATGGTCATGCGCCGCGGCCAGCACACCAGCCGGGTGCTCGATGCCATGCGCATCCCGGAGCCCGAGCAGGTTATCCCGCTGCTTGAGGAGACGCATGGGGAAATTTCCGGCGGCGATGTGGATTTGGAGCTGATTGCGGAAGAGCCTAACAACCCGACATAGAGCCCAGGCTTCCATCAATGCGGATGCCCATGTCCGCGTTGGGCTGTGAGAAGGAGCCAATATCTTCAGGATCCATGAATCCCACATCTCAAAAGCGAGATGTGGCACACCCGCACCGCTCCAACGATGGAGCTTTACCTTCACGAAAAAGAAGACCAGCCAGAGCCGCCTTCGGGCGCGGCTGGTCGATTGACTTACCATTAGAACGACACTCTAGCGAACGAGGAAACAATGCCCAAGACCTATCACGATCACGACGCCGATCTTTCCCTGATCCAGCAAAAGAAGGTAGCCATCATCGGCTACGGCTCCCAGGGCCATGCCCATGCTCTCAATCTCAAGGACTCGGGCGTCGATGTCCGCGTCGGTCTGCCCGCCACTAGCAAATCAATTGACAAGGCCAAAAAGGCGGGCCTCGAAGTGCTCACCGTCGCCGATGCCGCGAAGTGGGCCGACGTGATCATGATCCTGACGCCCGATCATTCGCAGGGCAAGACCTATAACGAAGACATCAAGGGTGGCCTCACCTCGGGCAAGACACTGATGTTTGCCCATGGCTTCAACATCCGCTACGGTGCGATCGTTCCTCCGGCCGATGTGGATGTCTCGCTGGTCGCGCCGAAGGCCCCGGGACACCGGGTCCGCGAAGTCTTCGTCGAAGGCGGCGGAACTCCGGGCCTGCTGGCAGTCCATCAGGACGCGACGGGCCAAGCCCATGCCCTGGGCCTCTCCTACGCCAAGGGAATCGGCTGCACCCGCGCCGGAGTGATCGAGACGACCTTCACCGAGGAGACGGAGACCGATCTCTTTGGCGAGCAGACAGTGCTTTGCGGAGGAACTTCGGCGCTGGTGAAGGCGGCCTTCCAGACTCTGGTCGATGCTGGCTATCAGCCTGAGATCGCCTATTTCGAATGTCTCCACGAACTCAAACTGATCGTCGACCTGATGTATCGCGGGGGGCTTGCTTACATGCGGTATTCCATCTCCGATACAGCGGAGTGGGGCGACTACATCACCGGCCCGAAGATCGTCACTGACGAGACCCGCGCGACGATGAAGAAGATCCTCGCCGACATTCAGGACGGCACCTTCGCAAAGCGCTGGATTCAGGAGAACGAGACCGGCCGCAAAGACTTCGAAGCCTACCGCAAGAGCGAGTCGGGACTCCTGCTCGAGGAAGTCGGTTCGGAGTTGCGCGCCGCTATGCCTTTCCTCGATCCGGTTACGGTCAAGGACGGCCATCCGGTCAAGACCTCTGCTTCCCAGAAGGAATCAGTCACCGCGTAAGCAGAGCGCCGAGCGGGCGTGGCGTCTCCAAGGCCATTGCCTGGTTGCGCTGGTTGCGCTGCTTTCTGCGTCTGGCAGTGCTGCCCTTGTGGGGCGACTTGCGTCCAAGAAGGACGGGCTTGTCGCCCCGCAAGACCACATCACAGGTACAATTGCCAAATGGACAAGGTTGGTCCACAAGTTTAAGAATCGGCGAACAAAGAGGCAAGAGCATTTCCTTTCCGGCGAAGTTTGGACGGTCCATGCTGGGAATGAAAGTGGTCACGAGCCCTCGGGTCGCTGAGCAGTCAGGGGTTCAGGAAAGAATGAAAAAAACCGCACTGTTGTTCGTTCTGCTGCCGTTGCTGGCAGTGGCAGGTTTCGCTCAAGAAAGCCGACAGGATGCAAGTCTGAGCTTTACCGGTATCTTCCCTCTCTACGTCTACGGCAATACCGTCCAGCAGCATCCCCGCTACGGGTGGGGAGCCCTAGCGAGCTATCGCTACATGCTTACACCCCGCAGCGCGATCGAAGGGAACTACCAGTACTCGCAGTACGCCAACAAGTTCGTCACCAGCTTCAACAACATCCGCGTACAGACGAGGTTGCAGGAAGTTTCTGCGGCTTACGTCTATAACTTCAACTTCCGGAAGTTCAATCCATTTCTGGAAGGCGGAATCGGCGGATATCTGTTCTCACCCATCCAAGGATCGGGGACGACAGACCTTGATGCGAAACGCACTACAAATATCGGAGCCCTCTACGGGGCCGGTATCGCGTATGAGATCAGCCCGAGCTTCGACATCCGCGCAGAGTATCGAGGGATCACGGTGAAGGCACCCAGCTTTGGCCTGGCCAACTTCAAGACCAACCGCTGGTACCCCGTCCTGTCTGAACCAACCGTTGGCGTCGCCTATCATTTCTGACGCAGCCCCCGCGAACGATGTTCATTCGATCACCGGAAATGGCCCCGTAGTTAGCGGGGCCATTTTCAGCTGTGCGATCAATGGGCGATCAATGGGCATTGAGTGCCGAACGAGCCGGCAGGCAGGTCTCAGAAGATTCGATATGCGGCCCCGAAGCTAAATCCGTTCGGCGTCAGGCCATGAGTGGGCAAGCCGCCCCCCGGCGCCGAAGGCCAGAATTGATATTCGTAATCGATGGCGCGAATCGTGACGTGGCGATTGAAACGGTAGTCAAGGCCGCCACCGGGCGCAAGAGCAAAGTAACCACCGTGCCCCTGGTTGTTAGGAAATTCCAGTTCACCCGCTCCCAGCATGAATTTTACGTAGGGCACGAACTTGCCATAGCGGCGCGCATAACGCGGACCGACCAGATAGTTGTCCTCATAGCTGCCAAGAAACTGATTGAAGCGGAGCCAGCGGGCTTCCCCCTCAACGCCAAGCTTCCCCAGCAGGCTCCAATCCGCATAGATGCCGACGCCGCCCAGCCGTGGGGTGCTGTAGTCCGGATGAAAATTCGAGTAGTAGCCACCCACCGAGAGCGCAGGAATGCCGCCGCGCATCGCTGGAGCGGCTTGGCCCATCATGCAGGCAGGTAGCAACGTCATAGCAGCTGCCAAAATCAACCTTTTAATCAAAAGAAATCTCCTTAACTCCCAATCGCCTGGCTGCTTCCAGCACTCTATTGCGGACTCGGAGCCGGCGTCGCCGGAGGATTGGAAGGACTAGTGTCACCAGTGGCGGGAGACGGCGTAGCGGGCGCAGGCGGGGCGCCACCCTCTGGCGGTGCGGGCGTTGCAGTCGCAGGAGTTGCAGCGGGCGCCGGCTCGGTGTAACGGGTCAGCCGGAAGAAAATCGGCGTCACCTCAAACGGCATCTTGTCGCGAGCATTCAGCAGTGGAACCTGCTTTACATTGAGCTGGATTACTCGATCGTCCCAGGGATCTATCTTTAAGTGGCTCCCTAAGGGAAGTGCTGCGATCTGATCGAGCTTATCCATGTCGAGCTTTGGGGAATTTTTCGCAAGGTCGGCGAGCCACGGCGTGCCATCGGCACGCAGGAGTGAGTCTCCCAACTGAGGCGAGGTCAGAGATTTCAACGGCTTGGCTCTTACCTGAAGCTGGGCGAAGAACAACCCGGCATTTGGGATTTTATCGCGGTAGACCGAGTTGTTGAGAAACTCGACCGCCTTCTTGGCGGCGAGATCATCGTCTCCAGCGGTATGGCCCATGGAAATACGCTGGAAGGTCGCTTCGTCCGGAAATAGCAAGCGGTCGTTGAAGGCATAGCGGGTGTCGATGTGATGCCCAAGGGTGATGTGGGCCAGTTGGAAGGCGAGCACGGCCGCCAGTTCTTCCTCATAGGGCAACACGTCGATCAGGCCTTTGCTGAGCAGGATGGTGTTGCCAACGGCGAGCGATTCAAGCGGTGCGGTCAGCAGCACACGGCAGTGGATCGTATCGGGCAATGAGAGATTGTTGCCAATAATGAGATTGTTGGTGACAGTCTCGAGGACCTTATCGAAGTCACTTGGCTGAGCCAGAAGCCCGGCCTGCACCAGCCGGTCAAGAACATTGTTTTCAGCTTGCGTCACCCAGGCGCGGCTCGCCTGCAGTGGACTCACGTCCTGCGCCTGATCGCTCTTGTCAGTCACATTGTCGATCTGAACCGTCGCATTTTCGGTTTGCGAGCTTGGGAGCTTCAGCGAGTAGCCCCAGAAATATGTCTGGGCGCGAAGTCCTTCGTCGCCATCGTTCTTAGTCCGATGGGTCTCCTCGACATAGATCGCGGCGGGGAGCCATATGTCTGGCTGAATATTGAGCCGCCAGCTGTCGAAATGAAAGTATTCCGGGCGGTCGAGGTCGGCGTTGCCGGTGAATGTGCCGTTGAACCGGACGACGCTGACCATCCTGGTCTTCCACCCAAATACGTCCAGTAAAGCGACCGGCTCCAGATCCCTTTTTCGGAAAGACATCAAAGACCTGGGTGTGAATCGAACCGAGAAAGTCGTTGCGCACGAATTGGAAGTCATAATGCTCCCGGCCGAAGTTGCTGGCATCGGTAAACATCATGTCCATAAAGCCGGTCGGAACATATTGGGTATCGAGGCGCAGCGCTTTCGTAATGCCGCTCAGCGCGCCTATCGACCCTTTGAAAAAGCCTTTTTTCGCGGTCTTTTTCCTGGTAGCCTTCGGCCTGAAAAGTCTTGCCGAAGTCGACTCGGCTTAACAAATATGTATCCGATGCGGGCACGGACGACAGCTTCGGGTCAGCCTTGATGTTCTGGATATAGGTCTGAACGATCGGGACCCGTTTTTGCAGTTCCTTGACCATCAATTTCTCGCGCGCTGCTGCCTTGTCGATCAGCGCCGCTTGTTCGGGAGTGAGAGGAGTCAGGGGAGCAAAGCGCGGTTTCTTGGCTTCGGCGCTCAGTGCGCCGAGCGATAGCAGGAGTGCGGCAAGCCACACCTTGCGTAATTTCTTGGACATTGGTGATCGATACCCGGACGTTTCTGTAGTGTTGCCGTGAGCAGTCAAGACTCTACCTTATGCGAGTTGAAAGAGAATGTGAATGAGCGTGATGTGGTCGGTCGGCTGCCCGTTTTTTGCCGCAGGTTTGAAACGAATCTGCTGGGCTACCTTCTCAGCCTGTTCGTCCAACCCGTGGCCGAGTCCGCTGACAATCCGAAGCACCTCTACCTTGCCGTTTGCCCCAAACCTTACCTGAAGGGTGACCTCGCCCTGAATCTTTAGTTGTCTGGCCTCTTCTGTATAGAGCGGCCGAGGTTCCGAGAGCACTTCGGGCGGCACAAAATTGACGGTCGGAGATTTCGGAATTTGAGCGCCACTCCCTCCAAATGCGGTGGTGCCGAAGCCGCCGGTAGCGACCGCACCACGCGTCGAACCGGTCCCGCCGGGCGTTCCCCCAGCGACTCCGTTTCCAAAGCCCGCCGAGGCTACCGCGGCTCGACTGGTGCCTCCGGGAACTCCGTTAGCCACTCCAGAGCCAAACCCGGTAGCCTGCACGACCCCTGGCCGCGCAGCACCCGCACCCTGATTCGCCCCCGGCGCCGCGTTGAAGGCGCCTACCGCGGCGACGGTGGCCGGACGAGACGCATTCGGATTGGCGACTACCCCGGAAGGATTGCCAAACCCGCCCGTCTGAATCGTTGGCTTCGCTTGATTGTTTGCCACTACTGTCGTCTGCGGACTCGAGAACGCACCAACTTTGGGCTGCGGAGGGGCGACGACCGCCTTAGGTGGCGCTGGCGGGATCGCGGGCATCGATGGAGTGTTCAGGCGTACGACCTCGGGCTTCGGCAGATCCGGTTGGGTTTTAGGCAACTCAATCTTGCGTGGGGCCTCGACCACTGGAGATGGCGGCGGAGTGACTTTGATACGCGGAACCGGCGGCAATGGAGCAGGCGGCGGGGGTGGTGTCGCAAAGACCAGTGCGGTGCTTTCATAACGGGGCACTGGGGGCGGCTTGTGCAACTGGTTGATCGCAATCCAGAGAAAAATCGCGCTGAGCACCAGATTTGCGACGATGCTCACGGTGAAGGAACTGAATCGCCCGCGTGGTTCGGGCAGCAATCCAAAATTCTCACTTACCGGAGGGCCCGTCTGAATCTGTGTCGCCATATTAATTGTTCACAACCCTTTAATCAGTTCTTACGGGCAAGGCTGCAGGGCCCGCCCTGAAAATATCTAAGCTCACTTTAGTTTACCCGTTGGAGAGCGAAGATCCTGATCTCTGGTTACTACGGGCATGGGGATGAACCAATTCGGAACATAGGAGTGTTTGCCTCTACAAACCAGGACGGACTGGAAACTTGCTTCATCAGGAAATTGAAAATGCGCATGACCCGAAGTTAAGGAGGGACGATCTCGGGCTGGACCAAGCTGGCACAATTCTGGCCACGCATCGGTACGCACTTTCCCTGGCGAACTTGTCTCGCCCTTCCGTTCACGCCCATGTACTCTTAATTTCGAGAAACAATCGAATCCGTTCGCGCGTGCATTGAGGCGGTTTGTGCATTCGTCGACACGATCAAGAAGGAGCCCGACTTGCGAGTCCTGGTCACGGGAGGCGCCGGATATATCGGCGGAACGGTAGCAAATGCATTACTCGACGACGGCCATGAGGTCGTCATTTATGACAATCTCTGCCATGCCCGGCGCGATCTGATTCCCGCACGAGCGGAGTTCGTCGAGGGCGATCTGGCTGACCGGAGTAAGCTCGAAGGGCTTTTTCGAGCACGCTCCTTTGATGGAGTCATGCACTTTGCAGCTCTGATCGAGGCGGGCGAAAGCATGAAGCATCCTGAGGTCTACTTCCGCAACAACACCGCTTCGACCTTGAGCTTGCTGGAAGCGATGATCGCGACCAAGGTGGAGCGGCTCGTCTTCTCGTCGACCGCCGCAGTTTATGGCGAGCCGGAATCTACACCGATTCGCGAAGACGCGAAGCTTCAGCCTACCAATACCTACGGGGAATCGAAGCTCCTGGTCGAGCATATGCTTCGCTGGATCCATCAGATTCACGGGCTCCGATACGCCAGTCTCCGCTACTTCAACGTTGCTGGAGCGGTGGTCAACGCCGACGGTGCGCGCGGAGAAGCGCATGAACCGGAATCTCACCTCATCCCGCTCGTGCTTGACGTTGCTCTCGGCCTCCGTAAGAACATTAAGATTTTTGGACAGGACTATCCCACTCCGGACGGCACTTGCATACGCGATTACATTCACGTGAGCGACCTTGCGAAAGCCCACCTGTTAGCACTGAAGACGCTGGCGACACGCGAAAGGCTCATCTACAATCTCGGCAATGGGCGAGGGTTCACGGTACGGGAAGTCATCGATTCCGCGCGCCGAGTGACCGGCAGACCGATCGAGGTCGAAGAGTTGCCGCGCAGACCAGGCGACCCTGCAGTATTAGTTGCCAGTTCCGAGAAGATCACCAGCGAACTTGGTTGGTCTCCCGACTATCGCGACCTCGATGAGATCATTGCCAGCGCCTGGGCATGGCACCAGCTGCGGTTCGGAAGCTAGGCATCAACTCACCATTGGTTATCCATCGGCCGGCGCTGAAGATCGGTTGCTGATCGCTGACTTTCTCTGATCTCCGGAGACTCCCATGCTTGACCACATGTTTCACTTGCCTCTTCCATTGCTGGAGAAGGTCGCCCGCCCGATCATCGTCTATCTGGCCCTGATCGTGCTGCTGCGGGTCTTCGGCAAACGGGAACTCGCGCAGCTGAACCCATTCGACCTGGTCGTATTGCTGTCATTGTCCAATACGGTTCAGAACGCCCTCATCGGTGACGATAACTCCGTCTCCGGCGGAATCGTTGGCGCACTCACCCTGCTAACGATCAACTGGCTGGTGGTGAGACTGCTCTACAGTTCGCCCAAACTGGAGCGTCTCATCGAGGGAACGGATCAGACGCTGATCCTCAACGGCATTATCGACCACGAAGCCCTTCGCAAGGAAGTGCTGAGTGAGGAAGAATTGCTGGCGGTCATTCACCGCCAGGGTTTCGATGATTTCGACGAAGTTCAGGAATGCAGCATCGGGCCGAACGGATCGTTTTACGTTCGCGGCCGCAAGCCCTCGCAGGAAGACGAACGTTACGCCGTTCTGTTGGACAGACTTGACGGTTTAGGCCGCGAGTTGCGAGATCTCAAGGCGCGGCTGCCCGCCTGATCGCAGGCTAGCAATCGGTGTCTGTCTGGCGACCTTTGCCATCGTTCACGCGCATCGCGTGGCATCATTATCTCAATGAGCTTCCTTCACCGGCTGGCGGTCGTCACTGTCCTGATCATGCCTCTGCTTGCTGCCGCGCAGAAGCAGGCTGTGCCGCAACCTGAACCCGGCAGCCTCGAAAAAACTGCTCAACTCGTCGGCGTCCTTTCAGAATTCCAGCGCCTGCAAAGTCTCTCAAGTACGGCCGGCCCGGTGGACCGGTGGGAGGTCCTCTGGCTGCACGAACACGTTGGCGAACAGATCATGGCGACTTCCCTGCAGGTGGATGCCACCATTGCCCAGATCGACAACGAGATTGCGCGCGCCAACGAAGTCCATAGCTATTTGTCGGACCGCCGCGACCGGGCAGTGAATCGCGCCAACTTGTTCAGCGTGATCGTTGGCGGCGGCCTGGGGGCGACGAGCTCAGGACTTCAACTTTCCTCCACCCTCGAGAAGCCGGCGGCAGCGGTCGGCATCGCCGCCGGCGCACTCTCCGCCAGCCTTGCCATTGCCGGGATTCACGCGCAGAAGGGCAAGAGCAGCCGCTTCGGATTCGAATCCAACATGCTTGCCAAGTTTTTTGATCGGCCGGCGCTCCCGGACAGTCAGTACCCCGCGACGATCTGGACATTCTTGAA includes these proteins:
- the galE gene encoding UDP-glucose 4-epimerase GalE, which encodes MRVLVTGGAGYIGGTVANALLDDGHEVVIYDNLCHARRDLIPARAEFVEGDLADRSKLEGLFRARSFDGVMHFAALIEAGESMKHPEVYFRNNTASTLSLLEAMIATKVERLVFSSTAAVYGEPESTPIREDAKLQPTNTYGESKLLVEHMLRWIHQIHGLRYASLRYFNVAGAVVNADGARGEAHEPESHLIPLVLDVALGLRKNIKIFGQDYPTPDGTCIRDYIHVSDLAKAHLLALKTLATRERLIYNLGNGRGFTVREVIDSARRVTGRPIEVEELPRRPGDPAVLVASSEKITSELGWSPDYRDLDEIIASAWAWHQLRFGS
- a CDS encoding DUF421 domain-containing protein is translated as MLDHMFHLPLPLLEKVARPIIVYLALIVLLRVFGKRELAQLNPFDLVVLLSLSNTVQNALIGDDNSVSGGIVGALTLLTINWLVVRLLYSSPKLERLIEGTDQTLILNGIIDHEALRKEVLSEEELLAVIHRQGFDDFDEVQECSIGPNGSFYVRGRKPSQEDERYAVLLDRLDGLGRELRDLKARLPA